Within Candidatus Binataceae bacterium, the genomic segment CCTGCCGCGGGCATTGGTCTCGGCAGTTGAAGCTCATCGTCTCGACGCGCTGCCGGTCGGGATGCGGATAGTTTATCGCTCGGAGCGCGAGATGATCAGCGGCCTCGCGCGCCTGGTCGAAGGATGCCGCCGGATCGCGATGAACTATTCGCCGATGTGCGCCATTCCCTACGTCTCGCGCGTCGATGCCGGGACGCTCGAACTGGTGCGGGCGACCGGCGTCGAGGTGGTGAGCGCGGCTGATCTGATCCAGCGTTTCGAAGCGGTTTTGACGGCCGCGCAGCTTGCGGGTCATCGCCGCGCCGCACTTCATCTGCGCGCAATCGTGGACGAGGCCTTCGGCGAGGTCGCACGGTGCGTCCGCGAGAACCGCTCCTGCACGGAGTACGGCCTGCAGCGCTTCGTGCTCGAGCGTATCGGTGCGCGCGGGCTGCGCACCGACGAAGCGCCGATCGTCGCGGTCAACGCGCACGCCGCCAACCCGCATTTTTGTCCAGGCGCGACGCACGACACCGCGATCAAGCCGGGCGATCTCGTCCTACTCGATTTGTTCGCCAAGGAGACCGCGCCAGACAGTATCTATGGCGATCTCACCTGGATGGGCTATGTCGGCGACGCCGTGCCGGAGCATCTCGGAGCGGCGTTCAAAATCGTGGCTGAGGCGCGCGACGCCGCCGTCGATTTGGTCCGCAGCCGGGTCGCTGCGGGCGCTCCGGTCACTGGCGAGGAGGCTGATCGCGCTGCCCGGCATGTGATTGAAGCGGCCGGTTACGGCGAGCAGTTCGTGCATCGCACCGGCCATTCGATCGGCCGCGAGGTCCACGGCACCGGCGCTAACCTTGATTCGCTGGAGACGCG encodes:
- a CDS encoding M24 family metallopeptidase, which codes for MDRFEEISRALAEAGLDGWLFYDFRLSDPLAYRILGLPETGLATRRWFYFVPAAALPRALVSAVEAHRLDALPVGMRIVYRSEREMISGLARLVEGCRRIAMNYSPMCAIPYVSRVDAGTLELVRATGVEVVSAADLIQRFEAVLTAAQLAGHRRAALHLRAIVDEAFGEVARCVRENRSCTEYGLQRFVLERIGARGLRTDEAPIVAVNAHAANPHFCPGATHDTAIKPGDLVLLDLFAKETAPDSIYGDLTWMGYVGDAVPEHLGAAFKIVAEARDAAVDLVRSRVAAGAPVTGEEADRAARHVIEAAGYGEQFVHRTGHSIGREVHGTGANLDSLETRDHRSLIENTCFSVEPGIYLPERFGIRSELDMTIEAGRAEISGGPPQVEIIAMTARFAERQ